From the Anopheles coustani chromosome X, idAnoCousDA_361_x.2, whole genome shotgun sequence genome, one window contains:
- the LOC131269686 gene encoding sorting nexin-25-like — protein MRIQYWIGVIAAVLCAVSVYSPLFLYLVLFVLYSLVLIAVAVFGTIYVHYKLTNRESVPYPDHHGQSLQSEVLYNATRSQLFTDSPSGSPKGTAGGAGGRHAGSPSGGAGSGGTNGNNGGGGQLPIVFGRTVDGLLQQIIDNTMRDVVGPALETVVANPRRIIELLREDIWLGIEKLHERAGRIDAPKLIACDFVLKATQHLQKIRQYGGGKEEEHGRDGDGGVLTASYLATTEKELEFLKKICEILIIFLLPRGYSLSPVKDLLSEVVSYRVLHPAIRYLTSPDFINQQIVECIETKLVAVAIQKRSHEYAANFEDFLRIIDMTQTADELHSIRASIVSDILQATTMQNMQRMRGALGDGGDDASDQQHHPQHHAAGGELTAALKLKKYIQQLSFAKSQCEKCLTKLGWEGSVSNDVDLSILDILSTVAGRRQLTAFLEPMNAGALVGYYTTVEELKRAPRSAWHQLGAEIFYTYIRAPNSEIPLDKATRKRMEAFMVGDAGGLDVFYEVQRDCLALLEDKYYQPFLLSDEYARLKSSLTQAEFKEMIITFGGEGGAATGSQDSQDSQESASSSSSTVPPPSATVPAPSPNGSGEYSYSATDPALADLSNHSQYARNKLDQLDEKLANKQQALEALKQSLKPDSKLLLMLEREIEWLRGERRQLESHLLRTEVWSEYLGRWRAIVESVDFSDDREPPQFMIVVQVDEMNDYGGGGSGVGSGSGGGGDAVSGLDDTLGVATALEETDSISTGWVVVRSLSQFHTLHRSLRPLCAELRQLDLPSNNAFKLFLLKNDRALLEKAKAQVQRYLSFILEDDHLNQSEPVYEFLSPSSDRMKQGGGGGTLAGGTGGGNPSPSKKSSKFSLATIFRGNSDKLEQFWSGGSPMRSPMHGEFTPDDADQVSLYLGGGGSQFAGTSSSSSFLPSTTPGGGTVDITAVEPRDSIAEPLYTLLGEIFDLGGVFRWLRKSLISFVQITYGQTINRQLRESIAALFEEPMLHTYASSVLRTFWPGGGTLQVSGATVRLPSATERTDDEREMTMDAARTLLQDNIPDLLCSLIGAQNARQGAMKLFEAFQNPLYNKQLFYDLLESLMLELFPEIRQLKPPATATQPREYHHQPTPHSFSPSSPPTPSTPATGFGGSPAFATGTPTRGIS, from the exons ATGCGGATACAGTACTGGATCGGCGTGATAGCGGCTGTCCTGTGTGCCGTGTCTGTGTATTCCCCGCTCTTCCTCTACCTGGTGCTGTTCGTCCTGTACTCGCTGGTTCTGATAGCAGTCG CGGTGTTCGGTACCATTTATGTGCACTATAAACTGACTAACCGTGAGTCGGTGCCCTACCCGGATCATCATGGCCAAAGCTTGCAGTCGGAGGTGCTCTACAACGCAACCAG GTCACAACTTTTCACCGATAGTCCTTCGGGATCTCCTAAGGGAACGGCGGGTGGGGCTGGAGGCCGTCACGCAGGCAGTCCCAGTGGTGGCGCCGGTAGCGGTGGCACAAACGGTAACAATGGGGGAGGAGGACAGCTACCAATAGTGTTTGGACGCACGGTTGACGGGCTACTGCAGCAGATCATCGACAACACGATGCGCGATGTTGTTGGGCCGGCACTGGAGACGGTCGTGGCCAACCCACGACGCATTATTGAGCTGCTGCGCGAGGATATCTGGCTCGGGATTGAGAAGCTCCACGAGCGGGCCGGCCGCATCGATGCACCGAAGCTGATCGCGTGCGACTTTGTGCTAAAGGCGACACAGCACTTGCAGAAAATTCGCCAGTACGGTGGCGGCAAAGAGGAGGAGCACGGGCGGGACGGAGACGGTGGCGTCCTGACCGCCTCCTACCTGGCCACGACCGAGAAGGAGCTCGAGTTCCTGAAGAAGATCTGCGAGATACTGATCATTTTCCTGCTGCCGCGCGGCTACTCCCTGTCGCCGGTGAAGGATCTGCTGAGCGAGGTGGTGTCGTACCGGGTGCTGCATCCGGCGATTCGCTACCTGACGTCGCCGGACTTCATCAACCAGCAGATCGTCGAGTGCATTGAGACGAAGCTGGTGGCCGTCGCGATACAGAAGCGCAGCCACGAGTACGCGGCCAACTTCGAGGACTTCCTGCGCATCATCGACATGACGCAGACGGCCGACGAGCTGCACTCGATACGGGCGAGCATTGTGAGCGATATCCTGCAGGCGACGACGATGCAAAACATGCAGCGGATGCGTGGTGCCCTCGGCGATGGTGGTGACGATGCGAGTGACCAGCAGCATCATCCGCAGCACCATGCAGCCGGCGGTGAGCTTACGGCCGCACTGAAGCTGAAAAAGTACATCCAGCAGCTGTCGTTTGCCAAGAGCCAGTGCGAGAAGTGTCTGACGAAGCTCGGCTGGGAGGGTAGCGTCAGCAACGACGTCGACCTGTCGATCCTGGACATCCTGTCGACCGTGGCGGGCCGCCGCCAGCTGACGGCGTTCCTCGAGCCGATGAATGCCGGTGCGCTGGTCGGTTACTACACGACCGTCGAGGAGCTGAAGCGTGCACCGCGCTCCGCTTGGCACCAGCTGGGGGCCGAAATTTTCTACACCTACATTCGGGCTCCGAACTCGGAGATTCCGCTGGACAAGGCGACCCGTAAGCGCATGGAAGCGTTCATGGTGGGCGATGCCGGGGGGCTGGACGTGTTTTACGAGGTGCAGCGCGATTGTTTGGCACTGCTGGAGGATAAGTACTACCAGCCGTTCCTGCTGAGCGACGAGTACGCCCGTCTAAAGAGTTCGCTGACGCAGGCGGAGTTCAAAGAAATGATCATCACGTTCGGTGGTGAGGGTGGTGCGGCGACTGGCAGTCAGGACAGCCAGGACAGCCAGGAGAGCGCCTCGAGCAGCTCGTCGACTGTCCCACCACCCTCCGCTACGGTTCCGGCTCCGTCACCGAACGGAAGCGGCGAGTACAGCTACAGCGCCACCGATCCCGCCCTGGCCGACCTCAGCAATCACTCGCAGTACGCACGCAACAAGCTCGATCAGCTGGATGAGAAGCTCGCGAACAAGCAGCAAGCGCTCGAGGCACTGAAGCAATCGCTCAAACCCGACTCcaagctgctgctgatgctcgAGCGAGAGATCGAGTGGCTGCGGGGCGAACGCCGCCAGCTGGAGTCGCACCTGTTGCGCACGGAGGTGTGGAGCGAGTACTTGGGCCGATGGCGCGCGATCGTCGAGAGTGTCGACTTTTCGGACGACCGCGAACCGCCCCAGTTCATGATCGTCGTGCAGGTGGACGAAATGAACGACTACGGTGGTGGGGGCAGCGGCGTCGGCAGCGGCAGTGGCGGCGGCGGGGATGCGGTATCGGGGCTCGACGATACGCTCGGCGTGGCGACGGCGCTCGAGGAGACCGATAGCATCTCGACCGGGTGGGTCGTGGTGCGATCGCTCTCCCAGTTCCACACGCTTCATCGAAGCCTGCGGCCATTGTGCGCCGAGCTGCGCCAGCTCGATCTACCCTCAAACAACGCGTTCAAGCTGTTCCTGCTCAAGAATGACCGGGCGCTGCTCGAGAAGGCCAAAGCGCAGGTGCAGCGCTACCTCAGCTTCATCCTCGAGGACGATCATCTCAACCAGAGCGAACCGGTGTACGAGTTCCTCAGTCCCAGCTCGGACCGCATGAAgcagggtggtggtggtggaacgcTAGCCGGTGGCACCGGCGGTGGTAATCCGTCACCATCGAAGAAGAGCTCCAAGTTTTCGCTCGCCACCATCTTCCGCGGCAACAGCGACAAGCTGGAGCAGTTCTGGTCGGGCGGGTCGCCAATGCGGTCGCCGATGCACGGCGAATTCACGCCGGACGATGCCGACCAGGTGTCGCTGTACCTCGGTGGTGGCGGAAGTCAGTTCGCCGgcacctccagcagcagctcctTTTTGCCTTCTACGACACCCGGGGGCGGCACCGTGGACATCACCGCCGTGGAGCCCCGGGACTCGATCGCCGAACCACTCTACACGCTGCTGGGCGAAATCTTCGACCTCGGCGGAGTGTTCCGCTGGCTGCGCAAGAGTCTCATCTCGTTCGTGCAGATCACCTACGGGCAGACGATCAACCGGCAGCTGCGCGAGTCGATCGCGGCCCTGTTCGAGGAGCCGATGCTGCACACGTACGCCAGCTCCGTACTGCGCACCTTCTGGCCCGGTGGCGGTACGCTGCAGGTCAGTGGCGCCACCGTCCGGTTGCCGTCGGCCACCGAGCGCACCGACGACGAGCGCGAGATGACGATGGACGCGGCCCGTACGCTGCTGCAGGACAACATACCGGATCTGCTGTGCAGCCTGATCGGGGCGCAGAACGCACGCCAGGGTGCCATGAAGCTGTTCGAGGCGTTCCAGAATCCCCTCTACAACAAGCAGCTGTTCTACGACCTGCTCGAGTCGCTCATGCTCGAGCTGTTTCCCGAGATACGGCAGCTGAAACCCCCGGCCACCGCAACCCAGCCGCGCGAGTACCACCATCAACCGACACCGCACTCGTTTTCGCCTTCCTCACCACCGACCCCCTCGACGCCGGCTACTGGCTTTGGTGGATCTCCAGCGTTTGCCACGGGAACACCGACGAGAGGCATATCATAA
- the LOC131268880 gene encoding protein GPR107 → MSCGTVGKCAAALALVLALCATVVFARRHHLEVRDDFRRYILLSTFGFYAGGVLDVQVSHFRVDRGTESNVFGLSLDKTMSDSMNPYLDSHQDKCILTEPVSAQSNGPIVFFKMDLKNNVVNVSCSKEWQNIHLYKDRSGVPALRSKRQSFAKVSDSKSVYMQRRRRAASNVFPSNQEDTDEGLDVSASTVCTKLTLPLERKTEDDFYYYSFHFAIYVATKQEEGLYNLYFHSCPNYAPSNLYELNFNVDIEEKNSGNYLSAGEMPLPALYFMMSLLFFLSGLFWLFILRKSRHPLFKIHYLMGVLVFLKSLSLMFHSINYHFIEVQGEHVEAWAILYYITHLLKGAVLIITIVLIGTGWTFIKHILADKDKKLFMIVIPLQVLANVAEIIIAESDEGDKEYSTWRDIFMLVDLLCCGAILFPVVWSIRHLQEAAGTDGKAAINLRKLKLFRQFYIMIVCYIYFTRIIVILLKITVAFQYAWLDEMFKEMATYVFFVLTGYKFRPVSQHPYFSVHGDDPDDDGDDGEVEILTQSGLTEGIGKVTNRSQPSLAAGSATLVESHDEEREILISKRESSHEYD, encoded by the exons ATGAGCTGCGGAACGGTCGGTAAGTGTGCGGCGGCGCTTGCCCTGGTCCTGGCACTGTGCGCCACCGTCGTCTTTGCTCGACGTCATCACTTGGAAGTTCGG GATGACTTCCGGCGGTACATTCTCTTGAGCACGTTCGGGTTCTACGCGGGCGGAGTGCTCGATGTGCAGGTGTCCCATTTTCGCGTCGATCGGGGCACCGAATCCAATGTG TTTGGTCTCTCGCTGGACAAAACCATGTCCGACTCGATGAACCCGTACTTGGATTCGCATCAGGATAAATGTATCCTTACCGAACCGGTCAGTGCCCAGAGCAATGGGCCAATCGTTTTCTTCAAGATGGATCTCAAGAACAACGT TGTGAACGTGAGCTGCTCGAAGGAGTGGCAAAACATACACCTCTACAAGGATCGCAGCGGCGTACCGGCCCTAAGGTCCAAGCGGCAATCGTTTGCGAAGGTCAGCGACTCGAAATCGGTGTACATGCAGCGCCGACGCCGGGCCGCTTCGAACGTGTTCCCCAGCAATCAGGAGGACACCGACGAAGGGCTCGACGTGAGTGCGTCGACCGTGTGCACCAAGTTGACACTTCCGCTGGAGCGCAAAACCGAGGACGACTTCTATTACTACAGCTTTCAC TTTGCCATCTACGTCGCCACCAAGCAGGAGGAAGGGTTGTACAATCTCTACTTCCACAGCTGCCCGAACTACGCGCCGAGCAACTTGTACGAGCTGAACTTCAACGTGGACATTGAGGAGAAGAACAGTGGCAACTATCTGTCCGCCGGCGAGATGCCGCTGCCGGCGCTCTACTTCATGATGTCGCTGCTGTTCTTCCTGTCCGGCCTGTTCTGGTTGTTTATTCTGCGCAAGAGCCGACACCCGCTGTTCAAGATACACTACCTGATGGGCGTGCTGGTGTTTCTCAAGTCACTGTCGTTGATGTTCCACTCGATCAACTACCATTTCATCGAGGTGCAGGGCGAGCACGTCGAGGCGTGGGCCATCCTATACTACATCACCCACCT GCTCAAGGGGGCGGTGCTGATTATTACCATCGTGCTCATCGGCACCGGCTGGACGTTCATCAAGCACATCCTGGCGGACAAAGACAAGAAGCTGTTCATGATCGTCATACCGCTGCAGGTGCTGGCGAACGTGGCGGAGATCATTATCGCCGAGAGCGACGAGGGCGACAAGGAGTACAGCACCTGGCGGGACATCTTCATGCTGGTCGATCTGCTGTGCTGCGGCGCCATCCTGTTCCCGGTCGTCTGGTCGATACGGCACCTGCAGGAGGCGGCCGGGACCGACGGCAAGGCAGCGATCAACCTGCGCAAGCTCAAACTGTTCCGCCAGTTCTACATCATGATCGTGTGCTACATTTACTTCACTCGTATTATTGTCATTCTTCTTAAG ATTACCGTCGCGTTCCAGTATGCCTGGCTAGATGAAATGTTCAAAGAGATGGCCACGTACGTGTTCTTCGTGCTGACCGGCTACAAGTTCCGGCCCGTAtcgcagcatccctacttctcCGTGCACGGCGACGATCCGGACGATGACGGCGACGATGGCGAGGTGGAAAT ccTCACCCAGTCCGGTCTGACCGAGGGCATCGGTAAGGTGACCAACCGTTCCCAGCCATCGCTGGCCGCCGGTTCCGCGACGCTGGTCGAGTCGCACGACGAGGAGCGGGAAATTTTGATCAGCAAAAGAGAGTCGTCACACGAGTACGACTAA